A section of the Scyliorhinus torazame isolate Kashiwa2021f chromosome 21, sScyTor2.1, whole genome shotgun sequence genome encodes:
- the LOC140398185 gene encoding uncharacterized protein, producing the protein MKAIVMTLAIFLITGTRGAVLWQEESQTHLNELKNTLQSYFNQVSDTARDTIKHIDNSEIGKQFNLRISESLEKLNSYVTELQKIVAPLSDEIQEKLQKDRLKLEEKIQKDLEELKAKILLYTGDLRSRVNQSVEEYQVMLAPLASSLKKHIIQNTEGLQPLAQKVQEKIQTNIQDLQVKVAPFTENARGILNQRLDEFHQNTSPFTSKLSERFYQNMEVARQTFSPLAKNVHEHVIPYAKDFKSKLTSLWKTFNENFNEEQ; encoded by the exons ATGAAGGCAATTGTTATGACTTTGGCCATCTTTCTGATCACAG GAACTCGAGGCGCAGTCCTGTGGCAAGAGGAATCCCAAACCCATCTGAATGAGCTGAAAAATACTCTTCAGAGCTACTTTAACCAAGTGAGCGACACAGCTCGAGACACCATTAAGCACATCGATAACTCTGAAATCGGCAAGCAGTTCAA CCTAAGGATTTCAGAGagcttggagaaactgaacagttaCGTTACGGAGCTGCAAAAGATAGTGGCCCCTCTGTCCGATGAGATTCAAGAGAAATTACAGAAAGACAGGTTGAAGCTGGAAGAGAAGATTCAGAAGGACTTGGAAGAGCTCAAAGCCAAAATCCTTTTGTACACTGGTGATCTCCGTAGTAGGGTCAATCAGAGTGTTGAGGAATACCAGGTTATGCTCGCACCCCTAGCCAGCAGCCTCAAGAAGCACATTATTCAGAATACCGAAGGCCTCCAACCTCTAGCTCAGAAAGTCCAGGAGAAAatccagaccaatattcaggacctTCAAGTGAAGGTTGCACCATTTACTGAAAACGCCCGTGGGATTCTGAATCAGCGGCTGGATGAATTCCACCAGAATACTTCCCCTTTTACCAGCAAACTGAGTGAAAGATTCTATCAGAACATGGAGGTGGCGAGACAGACATTCAGTCCTCTGGCCAAGAACGTCCATGAGCACGTCATTCCATATGCTAAAGACTTTAAAAGCAAGTTGACCTCGCTGTGGAAAACGTTCAATGAAAATTTTAATGAAGAACAGTAG